The following are encoded together in the Plasmodium brasilianum strain Bolivian I chromosome 10, whole genome shotgun sequence genome:
- a CDS encoding hypothetical protein (Plasmodium exported protein), with protein MEEKCKLHFYIKICTLFLLTWTCYFYNNMRIYNECLNEKNYNDIKLVTRTYRLLAKHKQGRRSNIVSIKVKKPNNREYEKEGMYNNEKVYKGKNKPLNERSLNIAVEYGQSRKNRSYLCNRENSCSGKRILDSMYYKN; from the exons ATGGAAGAAAAATGCAAGTTACACttctatattaaaatatgtacttTGTTTCTCTTAACTTGGACatgttatttttacaataatatg AGGATCTATAATGAATGTTTGAATGAGAAAAactataatgatataaaattgGTTACAAGAACTTATCGTTTACTAGCAAAGCATAAACAGGGAAGGCGTTCAAATATTGTATCGATAAAAGTGAAGAAACCAAATAATAGAGAATACGAAAAAGAAGGcatgtataataatgaaaaagtatataaaggaaaaaataaaccaCTAAATGAACGTTCATTAAATATTGCAGTAGAATATGGACAATCTAGGAAAAACAGGTCTTATTTGTGCAACAGAGAGAATTCATGTTCTGGAAAAAGAATTTTGGATAGCATgtactataaaaattaa